In the Gammaproteobacteria bacterium genome, one interval contains:
- a CDS encoding sigma 54-interacting transcriptional regulator, with protein sequence MALQTAPNNLVQNQTILLVDDDHDLLKLFSMRLKASGYDVIAVDSGEKALVEVSIHHPKVVITDLRMDGMDGMALFNAIHKINSSLPVIILTAHGTIPEAIEATKQGVFGFITKPFDPKQLLEQIQRAMTVSVGDSHAADENDATTQAWRKSIITQSPAMEELLSQANMVAGSDASVFIHGQSGTGKELLAKAVHAASPRRDRPFVAVNCAAIPEHLLESELFGHVKGAFTGAAGNYEGLFKAADGGTIFLDEIGDMPLSLQVKLLRVLQERQIRPVGSTRSTYVDVRIISATHCDIDEEVRLGNFREDLYYRLNVVMLELPALAERRQDIPLLAKHFLEKLAKDSSTKVKSFAPEAMEMLMTAPWPGNIRQLQNVVEQSFALCPSPVVPARLVLKALRGKSGEVMPLTEAKRQFEYDYLLKLLQLTSGNVSQAARLASRNRTEFYKLLHRHSLNPAVFKTRR encoded by the coding sequence ATGGCTTTACAAACAGCGCCGAATAATCTGGTTCAGAATCAAACGATCCTGCTGGTCGACGATGACCACGATCTGCTCAAGCTCTTTTCTATGCGCCTCAAAGCGTCGGGATATGACGTCATCGCCGTGGACAGCGGCGAGAAGGCGCTGGTCGAAGTCTCCATCCATCACCCCAAAGTGGTCATCACCGATTTGCGTATGGATGGCATGGACGGTATGGCGCTGTTCAACGCGATTCACAAAATCAATTCCAGCCTGCCGGTTATCATCCTGACAGCGCACGGCACAATCCCCGAGGCCATTGAGGCAACCAAGCAAGGTGTTTTCGGGTTTATTACCAAACCGTTTGATCCCAAACAATTATTGGAACAAATTCAGCGCGCAATGACGGTGTCCGTGGGTGACAGTCATGCGGCCGACGAAAATGACGCGACTACCCAGGCTTGGCGCAAAAGCATTATTACCCAAAGCCCGGCGATGGAAGAGCTGTTGAGTCAGGCAAACATGGTGGCTGGCAGTGATGCCAGTGTGTTTATCCATGGTCAAAGTGGTACGGGCAAGGAGTTATTGGCCAAGGCAGTACACGCGGCCAGTCCCCGTCGGGATCGCCCGTTTGTGGCGGTAAATTGTGCGGCTATTCCCGAGCACCTGCTGGAATCAGAGCTGTTTGGTCACGTCAAAGGCGCGTTCACTGGCGCGGCGGGCAACTACGAAGGTCTGTTCAAAGCCGCCGATGGCGGCACCATTTTCCTCGACGAAATCGGCGACATGCCGCTGTCGTTGCAGGTGAAATTACTGCGTGTCTTGCAAGAGCGACAAATCCGTCCCGTGGGTTCGACCCGCTCGACCTATGTCGATGTGCGCATCATTTCTGCGACCCACTGTGACATTGACGAGGAAGTGCGTCTGGGCAATTTCCGCGAGGATTTGTACTACCGCCTGAACGTGGTGATGCTTGAGCTTCCCGCACTGGCAGAGCGTCGCCAGGATATCCCATTGCTGGCCAAGCACTTTTTAGAAAAACTGGCCAAGGACTCTTCCACCAAGGTTAAGTCCTTTGCGCCAGAGGCCATGGAAATGTTGATGACGGCACCGTGGCCGGGCAACATTCGCCAGCTGCAAAATGTGGTCGAGCAGAGCTTCGCACTTTGCCCATCGCCAGTGGTTCCCGCCCGTCTGGTTCTGAAGGCATTGCGCGGCAAGTCGGGCGAGGTAATGCCGTTGACGGAAGCCAAGCGCCAGTTCGAGTACGATTATCTGCTCAAACTGCTCCAGCTAACCAGCGGCAACGTGTCACAGGCAGCACGCCTGGCCAGCCGGAATCGCACCGAATTTTATAAATTGCTGCACCGCCATTCGCTAAACCCTGCTGTGTTTAAGACCCGGCGATAA
- a CDS encoding SUMF1/EgtB/PvdO family nonheme iron enzyme produces MKKNNLKRRILLVLGGCLISFAAAAVGQTLDDCAHCHPDFKHKQVKLTAKDKCLTCHGSLEAHDKKKASAGDQARITALRDELKAALKYEEFYSPSRLGDAPNEMIRIPAGQFIKGTNDRLPDEGPQHLAEVRQDYLIDKFEVTNAQYKRFIDETKHRSPKHFQNRTYPEGKADHPVVFVSWDDAKDYCTWAGKRLPSQEEWEKAARGEDGRTYPWGNDFDLKNANTPQRWAALDQPGDTLPVGSFEAGRSVYGLYDVSGNVWEWTDSWYDAYPGNTHITENYGEKYKVLKGGSWWDCSFYSCGISAPTFNRSFFTRSTKNNSFGFRCAKDA; encoded by the coding sequence ATGAAAAAAAACAATCTTAAACGACGTATCCTGTTGGTTTTGGGGGGATGCCTGATTTCTTTCGCCGCTGCGGCGGTTGGTCAGACACTGGATGATTGTGCTCACTGCCATCCGGACTTCAAACACAAGCAAGTGAAATTAACGGCAAAAGACAAGTGCCTGACTTGTCATGGCAGCCTTGAAGCCCACGATAAAAAGAAAGCCAGTGCCGGAGATCAGGCACGGATAACTGCTTTACGGGATGAACTCAAAGCCGCGCTGAAATACGAGGAGTTTTATTCGCCGTCGCGGTTGGGGGATGCGCCTAACGAAATGATTCGAATTCCGGCAGGGCAGTTCATTAAGGGCACCAATGACCGCTTGCCGGACGAAGGGCCACAGCATTTGGCTGAAGTCCGCCAGGATTATTTGATCGATAAATTTGAAGTAACCAACGCACAGTACAAACGTTTTATCGATGAAACCAAGCATCGCTCGCCCAAGCATTTCCAGAACCGTACCTATCCCGAAGGCAAGGCCGATCATCCGGTGGTGTTTGTTTCCTGGGATGACGCGAAGGATTACTGTACATGGGCAGGCAAACGCCTTCCCAGCCAGGAGGAATGGGAAAAAGCCGCGCGCGGCGAAGACGGTCGGACTTATCCCTGGGGCAACGATTTTGACCTGAAGAATGCCAACACCCCACAGCGGTGGGCGGCTCTGGATCAGCCTGGAGATACGTTGCCCGTGGGGTCATTTGAGGCAGGACGCAGTGTTTATGGGTTGTACGATGTGTCCGGCAATGTCTGGGAGTGGACCGACTCCTGGTACGATGCCTACCCGGGCAATACCCACATTACGGAAAACTACGGGGAAAAATACAAGGTACTCAAAGGTGGTTCATGGTGGGATTGTTCGTTCTATAGCTGCGGCATTTCCGCACCGACGTTTAACCGTAGTTTTTTCACCCGCTCGACCAAAAACAACAGCTTTGGTTTTCGTTGCGCCAAAGACGCCTGA
- the gpmI gene encoding 2,3-bisphosphoglycerate-independent phosphoglycerate mutase, whose translation MPPRKPTLLVIMDGVGIGEPGSNNAVDLARTPTLDKLFQSRAYTTLEASGGAVGLPDGQMGNSEVGHLTLGCGTILRQDLVRIDHSIKDGSFFQNSALLQAIGHCQQTGRPLHLVGLVSDGGVHSHINHLLALITLCAQHQVIPVVHMISDGRDTAPRSVMNYLDQLEPALQAANGHIATLSGRYYAMDRDKRWERTHAAWRAMCYGEGSKAPTARKAVENAYAANVGDEFISPTVIDAQWIIHNHDQVVFFNFRNDRARQLTYVFAGAEFKPFDRGVFDPLPLTCLTEYDPQLDLPIAFPADYPKTTLAKVIADAGIQQLHCAETEKYAHVTFFFNGGLEQPFPGEERIMINSPEVATYDLKPEMSASRVADTVIDAMKAREMGFIVVNFANGDMVGHTAARDAVIRAVEALDQELNRVLAAAAQCDYSVIVTADHGNCEMLQDPISGQPHTQHTTNPVPCAVIDSDVIKLTDGGGLSQIAPAILQLMGLSVPNGMSSHPLLHFQHASAQSRIA comes from the coding sequence ATGCCACCACGAAAACCAACGTTGTTGGTCATTATGGACGGCGTCGGCATCGGCGAGCCGGGCAGTAACAATGCCGTTGATCTGGCCCGAACCCCAACCTTGGACAAGCTGTTTCAGAGCCGGGCCTACACCACCCTGGAAGCCAGCGGTGGCGCGGTTGGCCTGCCCGATGGCCAAATGGGCAACTCGGAAGTAGGCCATCTTACGCTGGGCTGTGGCACCATTCTTCGCCAGGATCTGGTGCGGATAGACCACTCCATCAAGGATGGCAGCTTCTTTCAAAATTCCGCCCTGTTGCAGGCCATTGGCCATTGCCAGCAGACTGGCCGTCCTTTGCACCTGGTCGGTTTGGTTTCCGACGGCGGAGTGCACAGCCACATCAACCACCTGCTTGCCCTGATTACGCTGTGTGCCCAGCACCAGGTGATTCCCGTTGTGCATATGATTTCAGATGGCCGTGATACCGCGCCCCGCTCGGTTATGAACTATCTGGACCAATTGGAACCGGCCCTACAGGCCGCCAATGGTCACATCGCCACCCTCAGCGGCAGATACTATGCCATGGACCGTGACAAGCGCTGGGAACGCACTCACGCGGCTTGGCGAGCCATGTGTTATGGCGAAGGCAGTAAGGCTCCCACTGCGCGCAAAGCCGTGGAAAACGCCTATGCCGCCAACGTAGGGGATGAATTCATTTCCCCCACAGTGATCGATGCCCAATGGATTATTCACAATCACGATCAAGTGGTGTTTTTTAACTTCCGCAATGATCGGGCAAGACAACTGACCTACGTATTCGCTGGCGCCGAATTTAAGCCCTTTGATCGTGGCGTTTTTGATCCACTGCCACTCACTTGCCTGACCGAATACGATCCGCAGCTGGATTTGCCCATTGCCTTTCCGGCGGACTATCCCAAAACAACCCTGGCCAAGGTTATTGCCGATGCGGGCATCCAGCAGCTGCATTGCGCGGAAACAGAAAAATATGCGCACGTGACGTTTTTCTTTAACGGCGGGCTGGAACAACCCTTCCCCGGCGAGGAACGCATCATGATCAACTCCCCTGAGGTCGCAACCTACGACCTCAAACCGGAAATGAGCGCATCACGTGTGGCTGATACAGTTATCGATGCCATGAAGGCTCGGGAGATGGGATTTATTGTGGTCAACTTCGCCAACGGCGACATGGTGGGTCACACCGCCGCGCGCGATGCTGTGATTCGCGCGGTAGAGGCGCTGGATCAGGAACTGAACCGTGTCCTGGCGGCAGCGGCACAGTGCGATTACAGCGTTATCGTCACGGCCGATCACGGCAATTGTGAAATGCTGCAAGATCCGATCAGCGGCCAGCCGCATACCCAGCACACCACCAACCCTGTGCCTTGCGCTGTCATCGACAGTGATGTGATCAAACTGACCGATGGCGGTGGCCTATCCCAAATTGCCCCGGCGATATTGCAGCTGATGGGTTTGAGCGTACCCAACGGCATGTCGAGCCACCCATTACTGCACTTTCAGCACGCAAGCGCGCAATCCCGAATCGCCTAA
- the ppsA gene encoding phosphoenolpyruvate synthase, with the protein MAFTKKFAEINLSDIGSVGGKNASLGEMYQGLNHTGVNIPNGFALTAQAYFHFLDKNDLRQRLKNELDTLDINDTQSLARCGAKIRHWIRHAKMPPELADEIRQAYKALEEQYGPNPDVAVRSSATAEDLPNASFAGQQESYLNIRGSLNLIHTCQQVFASLFTDRAIAYREHQGFDHMSIGISVGVQKMVRSDKAASGVMFTIDTESGFNDVVFITAAYGLGENIVQGAVNPDEYYVFKPTLRTQHRAILKRQRGDKAMKMVYTNEVIPGHSTRNVPVSIEDRERFAITDNEVLQLASYAIAIEDHYSKKNGRKQPMDIEWAKDGEDGELYIVQARPETVESQRKPGVQQNYELQEHGTVLVEGKSVGHKIASGRARVILDPSQMNELQPGEVLVTDITDPDWEPIMKRAAGIITNRGGRTCHAAIVARELGIPAVVGCNTATRTIEDDAEVTLSCAQGDTGYVYSGQLRYKITEVDLSLAAKPRTKLMLNLGNPEQAFKLSQMPVAGVGLARLEFIINNSIGIHPQALLKFNELDAATQQKINHITFGYADKVSFYVDRLAEGVGTIAAAFYPRPVIVRLSDFKSNEYASLLGGQQFEPQEENPMIGFRGASRYPSAQFAQCFALECAAMRKVREEMGLDNVALMIPFVRTIDEARKVTALLAENGLRRGEKGLKVYLMCEIPANALLADQFLQEFDGFSIGSNDLTQLTLGVDRDSSMVSHDFDERNEAVLALMDMAIRACQKANKYIGICGQAPSDYPEITRWLVQRGIESISLNPDSILSMTQEVLRAEEEVKSH; encoded by the coding sequence ATGGCCTTTACAAAAAAGTTTGCGGAAATCAACCTGAGCGACATTGGCTCGGTGGGGGGTAAAAATGCGTCACTTGGTGAAATGTACCAGGGACTGAATCATACCGGCGTCAATATTCCCAATGGTTTTGCGCTCACCGCACAGGCTTATTTCCACTTCCTCGATAAAAACGATCTGCGCCAACGCTTAAAAAATGAACTCGACACCTTGGATATCAACGATACCCAATCACTGGCTCGTTGTGGTGCCAAAATCAGACATTGGATTCGTCACGCCAAGATGCCACCCGAGCTGGCAGATGAAATTCGCCAGGCTTACAAGGCACTGGAAGAACAGTATGGGCCCAACCCCGATGTTGCCGTGCGTAGTTCAGCTACTGCCGAAGATTTGCCCAATGCGTCCTTTGCCGGCCAACAAGAAAGCTATCTGAATATTCGCGGCAGCCTTAACCTGATTCACACCTGCCAGCAGGTGTTTGCCTCGCTGTTCACCGATCGCGCCATTGCCTACCGCGAACACCAGGGCTTTGATCACATGAGCATTGGCATTTCCGTGGGCGTACAAAAAATGGTGCGCTCCGACAAAGCTGCTTCCGGCGTCATGTTTACCATCGACACCGAATCTGGATTTAACGATGTCGTTTTCATCACGGCGGCCTACGGTTTGGGTGAAAACATTGTGCAGGGTGCGGTCAATCCCGACGAATATTACGTATTCAAACCCACGCTTCGCACCCAGCATCGTGCCATTCTGAAACGCCAGCGCGGCGATAAAGCGATGAAAATGGTGTACACCAATGAAGTCATTCCCGGGCACTCCACCCGCAACGTTCCGGTGAGCATTGAAGATCGCGAGCGCTTTGCGATTACCGACAACGAAGTGCTGCAACTGGCCAGTTATGCCATTGCCATCGAAGATCATTACTCGAAGAAAAATGGCCGCAAACAGCCCATGGACATCGAGTGGGCCAAAGATGGTGAAGACGGTGAGTTGTACATCGTCCAAGCCAGACCCGAAACGGTGGAATCACAGCGCAAACCCGGCGTGCAGCAAAATTATGAACTGCAAGAACATGGAACCGTGTTGGTTGAAGGGAAATCAGTCGGTCACAAAATTGCGAGTGGTCGCGCACGGGTGATTCTCGATCCCAGTCAGATGAACGAACTGCAACCGGGCGAAGTTCTGGTCACCGACATCACCGATCCCGATTGGGAACCGATCATGAAACGGGCCGCCGGCATCATCACCAATCGTGGTGGACGAACCTGCCATGCTGCCATTGTTGCGCGCGAATTGGGCATTCCTGCGGTGGTTGGTTGCAACACCGCCACCCGCACTATCGAGGATGATGCTGAAGTCACACTATCTTGCGCCCAGGGCGATACCGGCTATGTTTACTCAGGCCAGCTGCGCTACAAGATCACCGAAGTGGATCTCTCCCTGGCCGCCAAGCCTCGCACCAAACTGATGCTGAACCTGGGGAATCCCGAGCAGGCCTTCAAATTGTCGCAAATGCCGGTCGCGGGCGTCGGTCTGGCCAGACTGGAATTCATCATCAACAACAGCATCGGCATTCACCCCCAAGCCCTGCTCAAATTCAATGAGCTGGATGCCGCGACCCAGCAGAAGATTAATCACATCACCTTTGGCTATGCGGACAAAGTGTCGTTTTACGTCGATCGTCTTGCCGAAGGTGTGGGCACCATCGCGGCCGCATTTTACCCTCGGCCGGTTATCGTGCGTCTGAGCGATTTCAAATCCAACGAATACGCGTCCCTACTTGGCGGCCAACAATTCGAGCCGCAAGAAGAAAACCCGATGATTGGTTTCCGCGGTGCCTCGCGCTACCCTTCAGCGCAGTTTGCCCAATGTTTTGCGCTGGAGTGCGCCGCCATGCGCAAAGTGCGCGAGGAAATGGGCCTAGATAATGTCGCGCTGATGATTCCGTTTGTGCGCACCATCGACGAGGCACGCAAGGTTACTGCGCTGCTGGCAGAAAATGGTCTGCGTCGCGGTGAAAAAGGTCTTAAGGTGTACCTGATGTGTGAAATTCCTGCCAATGCATTGTTGGCCGATCAATTCCTCCAGGAGTTCGACGGCTTTTCCATTGGCTCAAACGATTTGACGCAGCTGACACTGGGCGTTGACCGCGATTCGTCCATGGTCAGCCATGATTTTGATGAGCGCAATGAGGCTGTGCTGGCACTGATGGACATGGCCATTCGCGCCTGCCAAAAGGCGAATAAATACATTGGCATTTGCGGTCAGGCTCCTTCCGACTACCCGGAAATCACCCGTTGGCTGGTACAACGCGGGATTGAGTCCATTTCACTGAACCCGGACAGCATTTTAAGCATGACACAGGAAGTCCTGCGGGCAGAGGAAGAGGTCAAGTCGCATTAA
- a CDS encoding DUF4139 domain-containing protein codes for MRGWVLVLALFAGAANAKEVSVRSEAADQKQLTVTVYETDLFHVNEQRLLILPEGRVNLRLADVSPQMQADTLLIRPLVSTNAPKVLEQTLNTQLLTPKSLLENFRGREAKLIKTHPTTGEETAELVTIVSTQQGIVLKTQRHIEATVPGRLIFPDVPIELTPTPAIDILLDNPKQQAQLVELSYLSKGMRWQANYVAELAADGKHLDLTAWATVYNTSDADFSRATLRLVAGDVGQIHQPRNYDMRSKTLMNVAMAESAPPITDAGSDYHLFSITEPTNLADRQQKQLLLFNARQVAVQKNYELMGNGQRYYRHASSEPETQHALIKIAFANRADNQLGFPMPKGAFRVYQRSAQPLLFLGESLIDAQPEQRQVEIGLGRAFDIQAVYQQTDFKQLPAVNGVAQTESAYSIRLRNSSNEAVSVTIAEPIPGDWQLLSSSHPAQSDRTPTARWRLSVPPKQEQVLNYRVRIRQAH; via the coding sequence ATGCGAGGATGGGTGTTGGTTTTGGCATTGTTCGCCGGTGCGGCGAATGCGAAGGAAGTGTCCGTTCGTTCTGAAGCGGCAGACCAAAAACAGCTGACCGTGACGGTATACGAAACTGATTTGTTTCATGTCAATGAACAACGTCTACTCATCCTCCCCGAAGGGCGTGTCAATTTGCGCTTGGCCGATGTCAGTCCGCAAATGCAGGCTGATACCCTGCTGATACGTCCGCTGGTTTCGACAAATGCGCCAAAGGTGCTTGAGCAAACCCTGAATACTCAATTGCTGACTCCTAAAAGTTTGCTGGAGAATTTTCGCGGTCGAGAAGCCAAACTAATCAAAACGCACCCGACCACTGGCGAAGAAACCGCAGAACTGGTCACCATCGTTTCCACACAGCAAGGCATCGTGTTAAAAACCCAACGCCACATTGAAGCCACTGTCCCTGGCCGATTGATATTTCCCGACGTCCCCATTGAATTAACGCCTACACCCGCCATCGACATTTTACTCGACAACCCCAAACAGCAAGCACAACTCGTGGAGCTAAGCTATCTCTCCAAAGGAATGCGCTGGCAAGCCAATTACGTTGCTGAACTGGCCGCTGATGGTAAGCATCTTGATTTGACCGCATGGGCGACCGTGTACAACACCAGTGATGCGGATTTTTCACGCGCAACATTGCGACTGGTCGCTGGTGACGTTGGCCAAATTCATCAACCAAGAAATTATGACATGCGCAGCAAAACGCTGATGAATGTCGCAATGGCGGAATCTGCGCCTCCCATTACCGATGCAGGTTCTGACTACCATTTGTTTAGCATCACAGAACCAACGAATCTGGCTGATCGCCAGCAAAAACAACTGCTGTTGTTTAATGCCCGTCAGGTCGCGGTGCAAAAAAATTATGAGTTGATGGGCAATGGACAGCGATACTATAGACATGCTTCCAGCGAGCCAGAAACGCAACATGCATTGATCAAAATTGCATTTGCCAATCGCGCCGATAATCAGCTTGGATTCCCGATGCCCAAAGGTGCGTTCCGTGTTTATCAACGCTCAGCCCAGCCACTGCTTTTTTTGGGCGAATCTCTCATAGATGCCCAACCGGAGCAACGCCAGGTTGAAATTGGCCTGGGTCGGGCGTTTGACATTCAAGCGGTCTATCAACAAACCGATTTCAAGCAACTCCCTGCCGTCAACGGCGTTGCACAGACGGAAAGCGCATATAGCATTCGGCTGCGCAATAGCAGCAATGAGGCTGTCAGCGTGACGATTGCCGAGCCTATTCCTGGCGATTGGCAGTTGCTTTCCTCATCTCATCCGGCCCAATCTGATCGTACTCCTACTGCCCGGTGGCGGCTCAGCGTTCCGCCCAAACAAGAGCAGGTGTTAAACTACCGCGTCAGGATTCGACAAGCCCACTAG
- a CDS encoding alpha-D-glucose phosphate-specific phosphoglucomutase, whose amino-acid sequence MQILTVATQAYTDQKPGTSGLRKKTQVFVSSKHYLENFVQAVFNAVPALTGGSLVLGGDGRFFNRNAIQIILKIAAANGVKQVWLGQGGWLSTPAASCVIRKYRATGGLVLSASHNPGGPDGDFGIKYNISNGGPAPENVTDAIFQASTKINQYRTADTADIDLDKLGDTAIGDMRVTVIDPVSDYADLMQSLFDFDAIKKGFRDGSLSILFDAMHAITGPYAKEILVNRLGAPANAVFNATPLEDFGDGHPDPNLAHATELVERMYRDDAPALGAASDGDGDRNMILGKQFFVTPSDSLAVLAANAQYIPAYRHGLSGVARSMPTSQAADVVADQLGINKFETPTGWKFFGNLLDADKITLCGEESFGTGSNHVREKDGLWAVLCWLNILAARKQSVADIVTAHWAKFGRHYYSRHDYEGINTSSANQLMDGLRDQLTTLGGKLLADGYVVQLADDFSYTDPIDNSVSHKQGIRLLFTNGARLIFRLSGTGTDGATLRVYLERYEPDVSKQNLDTQQSLASLIAIAQRVARISQLTDREQPDVIT is encoded by the coding sequence ATGCAGATTCTGACCGTAGCTACCCAGGCATATACCGACCAAAAACCCGGCACATCGGGTCTTAGGAAAAAAACCCAGGTTTTTGTTTCCAGCAAGCATTACCTGGAAAACTTTGTTCAAGCCGTGTTTAACGCCGTGCCGGCACTGACCGGCGGGAGTTTGGTGTTGGGCGGCGATGGCCGATTTTTTAACCGCAATGCGATTCAGATTATCCTGAAAATCGCCGCAGCCAACGGTGTCAAACAGGTTTGGCTGGGTCAGGGAGGCTGGTTATCCACGCCCGCTGCCTCGTGCGTGATTCGGAAATATCGGGCGACCGGCGGCCTAGTCCTGTCAGCCAGCCACAATCCAGGCGGCCCCGATGGTGATTTTGGCATCAAGTACAACATCAGCAATGGTGGTCCCGCGCCTGAAAACGTGACCGACGCTATCTTCCAAGCCAGTACAAAAATCAATCAATACCGCACGGCGGACACCGCAGATATCGACCTGGATAAGCTCGGCGATACGGCCATTGGCGATATGCGCGTTACCGTCATTGATCCGGTGAGTGATTACGCCGACTTGATGCAGTCGCTGTTCGATTTTGACGCCATCAAAAAAGGCTTTCGCGATGGTTCGCTAAGTATTTTGTTCGACGCCATGCACGCGATTACCGGCCCTTATGCCAAAGAGATTTTGGTCAACCGTCTAGGCGCGCCCGCCAATGCCGTGTTTAACGCAACTCCGCTGGAAGATTTTGGTGATGGGCATCCTGATCCCAATCTGGCGCACGCCACAGAACTGGTTGAGCGCATGTACCGAGATGATGCGCCTGCGCTTGGTGCCGCGTCCGACGGCGATGGCGACAGAAACATGATTCTGGGCAAACAGTTTTTCGTGACGCCCAGCGATAGTTTGGCTGTTCTGGCAGCCAATGCCCAGTACATTCCTGCCTATCGTCATGGCCTCAGCGGCGTCGCGCGATCCATGCCAACCAGTCAAGCCGCTGATGTGGTTGCCGATCAATTGGGCATTAACAAATTTGAAACACCTACCGGATGGAAATTTTTCGGCAATTTGCTTGATGCCGACAAAATCACCCTCTGTGGTGAAGAAAGTTTTGGCACCGGCTCCAATCATGTTCGCGAAAAAGATGGCTTATGGGCTGTGTTGTGCTGGCTGAATATCCTCGCTGCACGCAAACAATCCGTCGCTGACATCGTTACCGCACATTGGGCGAAGTTTGGCCGTCATTATTATTCTCGTCACGATTACGAAGGTATCAATACCTCTTCTGCCAATCAGTTAATGGATGGCTTGCGTGATCAATTGACAACGCTTGGCGGAAAATTACTCGCTGATGGCTATGTAGTCCAATTAGCCGATGATTTTAGCTACACCGATCCGATCGACAACAGTGTCAGTCACAAGCAAGGCATTCGCTTGCTGTTTACCAATGGTGCCCGTTTGATTTTTCGCTTGTCTGGCACCGGCACTGATGGCGCTACCTTGCGCGTTTATCTCGAAAGATACGAGCCCGATGTTAGCAAACAAAATTTGGATACCCAGCAAAGTCTGGCGAGTTTGATTGCTATCGCCCAGCGTGTTGCGCGCATTTCGCAGCTCACTGATCGTGAACAACCTGACGTTATCACATAA